One stretch of Aquimarina sp. Aq107 DNA includes these proteins:
- a CDS encoding FdhF/YdeP family oxidoreductase, protein MSHSKRNISVTGSTAFSKLTLKEPSTYAAGTKAVTVALKHAFKEMGVVKSLTGLAQMNQKEGFDCPGCAWPDPEKPSKVGEYCENGAKALAEEATNKKVDADFFSKYSVEEVSQWTDYEIGKSGRITEPMVLYPDSIYYQPISWDKAFNLIAEQLHKLNNPNEAIFYTSGRSSNEAAFLYGLFIRAFGTNNMPDCSNMCHESSGVALKETLGIGKGSVTLDDFEKAEIIMVLGQNPGTNHPRMLSALQKCKEQGGKIISINPLEEAGLIRFKNPQEIKGIIAGGEALTDIHLQVKINQDVALLKAIIIKLAALDQETNDIFDHDFIQTYTQGYQSFLEHLQSFDENELIKQSGVSVSLIDKVVNLLANKQKIIICWAMGLTQHKNGVENIKECVNLLLLKGSLGKPGAGTCPVRGHSNVQGDRSVGIVHHASKAFNDAVEKVFGFTPPTKEGLDTVHSIKAMHEGKAKVFFALGGNFVSAVSDTQYTADALQNCELTVQVSTKLNRTHTTAGKTSLILPTLGRSEFDQKDGKPRFFTVENSMGKVHRSKGMLQPPSENLKSEPEIVGSIAHAYFKENHPVDWLNLSTDYTSIRTKLEEVISDFKGLEEKSKGSGFYLPNNVRKLDFSKLPNGKAQFSNCSLPTHQLQQDEFLMMTIRSHDQFNTTIYGMNDRYRGIFNERRVVLMNSDDIKEFGFIPLEIVDLTSTYDTITRKAENFKIIPYNIPKGNIATYFPETNILVPHNHYADKSNTPISKSVVVKIVKK, encoded by the coding sequence ATGAGTCATTCTAAAAGAAACATTTCCGTAACTGGATCAACAGCGTTTTCTAAGTTAACATTAAAGGAACCTTCGACATATGCTGCAGGTACCAAAGCGGTTACAGTAGCCCTCAAGCACGCTTTTAAAGAAATGGGGGTAGTGAAATCTTTAACAGGACTCGCTCAAATGAATCAAAAAGAAGGTTTTGATTGTCCAGGTTGTGCTTGGCCGGATCCAGAAAAACCTTCTAAAGTGGGCGAATATTGTGAAAATGGCGCAAAAGCATTAGCCGAAGAAGCTACCAATAAAAAGGTTGATGCCGATTTTTTTTCAAAGTATTCTGTAGAAGAAGTTTCGCAATGGACAGATTATGAAATCGGAAAGAGTGGACGCATTACAGAACCAATGGTTTTATACCCCGATAGCATCTATTATCAACCTATCAGTTGGGACAAAGCATTTAACTTAATTGCAGAGCAATTACACAAGTTAAACAATCCAAATGAAGCAATATTTTATACTTCTGGCAGATCCAGTAACGAAGCTGCCTTTTTGTACGGGCTTTTTATAAGAGCTTTTGGTACTAATAATATGCCTGACTGTTCTAATATGTGTCACGAATCAAGTGGAGTAGCACTAAAAGAAACTTTAGGAATTGGTAAGGGTTCCGTTACTTTAGATGATTTTGAAAAAGCTGAAATAATTATGGTACTTGGGCAAAATCCAGGTACTAATCATCCTCGCATGCTATCAGCATTACAAAAATGCAAAGAGCAAGGTGGTAAAATCATAAGTATAAACCCACTTGAAGAGGCAGGACTTATCCGGTTTAAAAATCCTCAGGAAATAAAAGGTATTATAGCTGGTGGTGAAGCACTAACCGATATCCACTTACAGGTAAAAATAAATCAAGATGTAGCACTGCTAAAAGCTATTATAATAAAACTTGCCGCGTTAGATCAGGAAACTAATGATATATTCGATCATGATTTTATTCAAACTTACACACAAGGTTATCAATCATTTTTAGAACATCTACAGAGTTTCGATGAAAACGAGCTCATTAAACAATCTGGAGTTTCAGTTTCATTAATAGATAAGGTGGTAAACTTATTAGCAAATAAACAAAAAATCATTATTTGTTGGGCAATGGGGCTTACTCAACATAAGAATGGAGTTGAAAACATCAAGGAATGCGTAAACTTATTATTATTAAAAGGAAGTCTTGGAAAACCAGGAGCAGGAACATGCCCTGTTAGAGGTCATAGCAATGTGCAAGGAGATCGATCTGTTGGAATCGTGCATCATGCATCAAAAGCATTTAATGATGCGGTCGAAAAAGTTTTTGGGTTTACACCACCTACTAAAGAAGGATTAGATACTGTACACTCAATAAAAGCTATGCATGAAGGGAAAGCTAAAGTCTTTTTTGCTTTAGGAGGAAATTTTGTCTCCGCAGTATCTGATACGCAATATACAGCAGATGCGTTACAAAATTGTGAATTAACTGTACAGGTAAGTACCAAACTAAACCGTACACATACAACCGCAGGTAAAACATCATTGATTCTACCAACCTTAGGAAGATCTGAATTTGATCAAAAAGACGGAAAACCTAGGTTTTTTACTGTAGAGAACAGTATGGGTAAAGTACATAGATCAAAAGGGATGCTACAACCACCTTCTGAAAACCTGAAAAGTGAACCTGAAATTGTTGGAAGCATTGCACATGCATATTTTAAAGAAAATCATCCAGTAGATTGGCTAAATTTAAGTACTGATTACACTTCTATTAGAACAAAGTTAGAAGAAGTTATTAGTGATTTTAAAGGATTAGAAGAAAAATCCAAAGGGTCAGGTTTTTACTTACCAAACAATGTGCGCAAATTAGATTTTAGTAAATTACCTAATGGAAAAGCACAATTTAGTAACTGCTCCTTACCTACTCATCAGCTACAGCAAGATGAATTTCTGATGATGACCATACGTTCTCACGATCAATTTAACACTACCATTTACGGAATGAATGACCGATATCGTGGTATTTTTAATGAAAGAAGAGTGGTATTAATGAACTCGGATGATATAAAAGAATTTGGTTTTATTCCATTAGAAATTGTCGATCTAACAAGTACATATGATACTATAACTCGAAAAGCCGAAAATTTCAAAATAATACCTTATAACATCCCAAAAGGAAATATCGCTACTTACTTTCCGGAAACAAACATCTTGGTACCGCATAACCATTATGCAGATAAAAGCAATACTCCAATTAGTAAATCTGTTGTAGTAAAAATAGTAAAGAAATAA
- a CDS encoding UDP-glucose--hexose-1-phosphate uridylyltransferase, which translates to MKEVINNNPHRRYNILTGDWVLVSPHRTKRPWQGKQEAVIVSKTASYDKTCYLCPTNTRMSGDKNPDYKDPFSFVNDFSALLSDTPEQNYDNGLLQGSSERGICKVVCFSPDHSLTLPLMKEENIQKVIKLWKKEYKELGELPYINHIQIFENKGDVMGCSNPHPHGQIWAQESIPLESSKKTKQQNEYWDKHQKSLLLSYLEQELEMKERIISENEDFVSLVPYWAVWPYETLVLPKRHIQNLNQLTEEEIVSFASIIKDLTIRYDNLFNVSFPYSAGIHQSPTDQNSHPEWHFHMSFYPPLLRSATVKKFMVGYEMFADPQRDITAEQAAETLRSLPSAHFSNR; encoded by the coding sequence ATGAAAGAGGTTATAAATAATAATCCACACAGAAGGTATAATATATTGACAGGAGATTGGGTATTAGTGTCTCCACATAGGACCAAAAGACCATGGCAAGGAAAGCAAGAAGCTGTAATTGTAAGTAAAACGGCTTCTTATGATAAGACTTGCTATTTATGCCCAACAAATACAAGAATGAGTGGTGATAAGAATCCAGATTACAAAGATCCTTTTTCTTTTGTAAATGATTTTTCTGCATTATTATCGGATACTCCAGAACAAAATTATGATAACGGTCTTTTGCAAGGTAGTTCTGAGCGAGGAATCTGTAAAGTGGTTTGTTTTTCACCTGATCATTCATTGACATTGCCTTTGATGAAAGAAGAAAACATACAAAAAGTAATTAAACTATGGAAAAAGGAATATAAAGAACTAGGAGAACTGCCCTATATTAATCATATACAGATATTCGAAAATAAAGGAGATGTTATGGGATGTAGTAATCCCCATCCACATGGTCAAATATGGGCTCAAGAATCCATCCCGCTGGAATCTTCTAAAAAGACAAAACAGCAGAATGAATATTGGGATAAACATCAAAAAAGTTTGTTGCTATCTTATCTAGAACAAGAACTAGAGATGAAAGAAAGAATAATCTCCGAAAATGAGGATTTCGTTTCTTTAGTTCCTTATTGGGCAGTGTGGCCATATGAAACTTTAGTATTGCCAAAAAGACATATACAGAATTTAAATCAATTAACAGAAGAAGAGATTGTCTCTTTTGCGAGTATTATTAAAGATTTAACGATTAGGTACGATAATTTATTTAACGTTAGTTTTCCGTATTCTGCGGGCATTCATCAATCTCCTACTGATCAAAATAGCCATCCAGAATGGCATTTTCATATGTCATTTTATCCACCTTTATTGCGGTCAGCAACTGTAAAGAAATTTATGGTGGGATATGAGATGTTTGCAGATCCGCAACGTGATATAACGGCAGAACAAGCAGCAGAAACGCTAAGGTCTTTGCCTTCTGCACACTTCAGTAATAGGTAA
- the galK gene encoding galactokinase: MNKENNFNPEIIVDSPGRINFIGGHTDYNNGFVLPAAIDKKIKFEFKKNGTTNICNVQSKNYNKFLVVDLAKIKPSTEGWENYILGVLQQLLDRSDRVRGFDCIISSELPIGSGLSSSAALECGLAYGINQLFDLRLSKLEIAQLSRDAEQEYVGTKCGIMDQYASVFGEENMVLFLDCLSLEYQLIPMQLTDYRVLIINTNVEHNLSTSHYNKRSEECEEGVEVIREKYNSVSSLRGVTLSMLEEVKEFMLPIVYQRCLYIIQENERVQKAAEYLKNNNLKSFGELLYQCHKGLRYQYEISCNELDFLVDFSKEKDFVLGSRMMGGGFGGCTINIIQKDFVETYIKEISQAYEDEFNIKLDAFQVAPSKGTNHQLLTIQENR, translated from the coding sequence ATGAACAAAGAAAACAATTTTAATCCTGAGATCATAGTTGATTCTCCGGGACGTATAAACTTCATTGGCGGACATACTGATTATAATAATGGATTTGTACTTCCTGCAGCAATTGATAAAAAAATAAAATTTGAATTTAAAAAGAACGGAACAACCAATATTTGCAATGTTCAAAGTAAAAATTATAATAAATTTCTTGTTGTTGATCTTGCTAAAATCAAACCTAGTACAGAAGGTTGGGAGAATTATATTCTAGGAGTATTACAACAATTATTAGATCGATCAGATCGTGTTAGAGGATTTGATTGTATTATAAGTAGTGAATTACCTATAGGATCTGGATTAAGTTCTTCTGCGGCTTTAGAATGTGGATTAGCCTATGGAATTAATCAATTGTTTGATCTTAGATTATCTAAATTAGAAATAGCTCAATTAAGCAGAGATGCAGAACAGGAATATGTAGGAACTAAATGTGGAATTATGGATCAATATGCCTCTGTTTTTGGCGAAGAGAATATGGTGTTGTTTTTAGATTGTCTCTCATTAGAATATCAGTTGATTCCTATGCAGTTAACCGATTATAGAGTTTTAATTATCAATACTAATGTAGAGCATAACCTTTCTACCAGTCACTATAATAAGCGAAGTGAAGAATGTGAAGAAGGAGTTGAGGTCATTAGAGAAAAATACAACTCAGTTTCTTCTTTAAGAGGAGTGACACTAAGTATGTTGGAAGAAGTAAAGGAATTTATGTTACCTATTGTATATCAAAGATGTTTGTATATCATTCAAGAAAATGAGCGCGTACAAAAGGCAGCAGAATATTTAAAAAATAACAATCTTAAAAGTTTTGGAGAGTTACTATATCAATGTCATAAAGGGTTAAGATATCAGTATGAGATTAGCTGTAATGAGTTGGATTTTTTGGTTGATTTTTCTAAAGAGAAAGACTTTGTTTTAGGTTCTAGGATGATGGGTGGAGGTTTTGGTGGATGTACCATTAATATTATACAGAAAGATTTTGTAGAAACTTATATAAAAGAGATAAGTCAGGCTTACGAAGATGAGTTTAATATAAAATTAGATGCTTTTCAGGTAGCACCTAGTAAAGGAACAAATCATCAGCTGCTTACTATTCAAGAAAATAGATGA